The Dehalococcoidales bacterium genome has a segment encoding these proteins:
- a CDS encoding alpha/beta hydrolase: MAFFQNGNARIYYEDVGQGEPIICNHGLSEDTSYWSATGVTADLAEKYRVISIDMRGHGRTVIEGEPKGYDEKTMGEDFNALADHLGIDKFHLLSHATGGMYAARFGIRHSDRLLSQMLTDTGSETLPTMYHPDGRDITEEDRELARAAMEQAMQNAATQPTPTYEERKAGWRANPGVFTFKMEQHPYSDRLFDVLDGFYQHRVSQQAFIEFRQSFYTDPDPMVEGLRQVKCPTLLLVGEFDIVFLKPTELMAKEIPDNRHVIMAGCGHMTAIEAPKWTAHELLDFLDCVGKTGHANW; this comes from the coding sequence GTGGCATTTTTCCAGAACGGAAACGCACGAATTTACTACGAGGATGTGGGACAGGGAGAGCCCATAATCTGCAACCACGGACTGAGCGAGGACACCTCGTACTGGAGTGCTACCGGAGTCACCGCCGACCTGGCCGAGAAGTACCGCGTGATATCGATAGACATGCGGGGCCACGGTCGCACCGTGATTGAGGGTGAGCCCAAAGGCTATGACGAGAAGACGATGGGAGAGGACTTCAATGCCCTGGCCGACCACCTGGGAATCGACAAGTTCCATCTGCTCAGTCACGCCACCGGCGGCATGTACGCTGCCCGCTTCGGAATCAGGCACTCGGACCGACTGCTTAGCCAGATGCTGACCGATACCGGTTCCGAGACGTTACCCACGATGTACCACCCCGACGGCAGGGATATCACCGAAGAGGACCGCGAGCTCGCCCGCGCGGCTATGGAGCAGGCTATGCAGAATGCGGCGACCCAACCGACGCCGACCTACGAGGAGAGGAAGGCCGGATGGCGCGCCAACCCCGGCGTTTTCACCTTCAAGATGGAACAGCACCCGTACAGTGACAGATTGTTCGACGTACTGGACGGCTTCTACCAGCACCGCGTCAGCCAGCAGGCGTTTATCGAGTTCAGACAGAGTTTCTACACCGACCCCGACCCGATGGTCGAGGGGTTGCGCCAGGTCAAGTGCCCCACCCTGCTGTTAGTCGGGGAGTTCGACATTGTCTTCCTGAAACCCACTGAGCTCATGGCAAAAGAGATTCCGGACAACCGCCACGTCATTATGGCGGGATGCGGCCACATGACGGCCATTGAGGCCCCGAAATGGACCGCCCATGAGTTACTGGACTTCCTGGATTGTGTTGGCAAAACGGGACACGCCAACTGGTAG
- a CDS encoding (Fe-S)-binding protein: protein MIDEKLVENIRRYGTFRDDGSGRRRVLDDIGYPTGESADYAIIMGCFQPEAMPHVLKDLKALLDHLQVSYTLLSKEYCCGWMAFGQPAVMARNEEDIASYRELSREFVLENFKQAKELGAKSVALFCGACEPSYTNCADATDLEVISYSELLGRHWKGGRLEEAIDYYAGCYRFRRRVTSHPVDIEHAARLLGRVDGLKVNHLDSTRCCYIPPHMEELAGSVTSDTVVTICTGCYQNVRRNLAEKGNCQVKMLPEVLLEAVRNQ from the coding sequence ATGATAGATGAGAAACTGGTTGAGAACATTCGCAGGTATGGTACCTTCCGTGATGATGGTTCGGGAAGGCGTCGTGTCCTCGATGATATCGGTTATCCGACAGGGGAGAGCGCCGACTATGCCATTATCATGGGCTGCTTTCAGCCGGAGGCAATGCCTCACGTTCTTAAGGACCTGAAGGCCCTGCTTGACCACTTGCAGGTGAGCTATACTCTGCTGTCAAAGGAGTACTGCTGCGGCTGGATGGCCTTCGGGCAGCCTGCGGTGATGGCCAGGAACGAGGAGGACATCGCCAGCTACCGAGAGCTTTCGCGGGAGTTTGTCCTGGAGAACTTCAAGCAGGCTAAAGAGCTCGGGGCGAAGTCCGTAGCCCTCTTCTGCGGTGCCTGCGAACCGAGCTATACCAACTGTGCCGACGCCACAGACCTTGAGGTCATCTCGTACAGTGAGCTTCTCGGCCGTCACTGGAAGGGCGGCCGGCTCGAGGAGGCAATCGACTACTACGCCGGCTGCTACCGGTTCCGGCGGCGCGTCACCTCACATCCGGTGGACATCGAGCATGCCGCCCGATTGCTCGGAAGGGTCGACGGGCTGAAGGTGAATCACTTGGACAGCACGCGCTGCTGCTATATCCCTCCCCACATGGAAGAGCTTGCCGGCAGCGTCACCAGCGACACCGTGGTCACAATCTGCACCGGCTGCTACCAGAACGTCAGGAGAAATCTGGCCGAAAAGGGTAACTGCCAGGTGAAGATGCTCCCCGAGGTATTGCTGGAAGCGGTACGCAACCAGTAG
- a CDS encoding alpha/beta hydrolase produces the protein MAFFQHGNARIYYEDVGQGDPIISNHGLSEDANYWSETGVTAALAEKYRVVSMDMRAHGRTVVEGESKGYDADTMAADFDALADHLGIDKFHLLSHATGGMVAARYGMYRSERLLSLILTDTGSETRPTMYDARGDELTVMPPQFDAETPMPEELPTVEQISAGTHANPGVFLFKMAEHPYSDIMWPIYDGFLHRQDRWQIMEFMLTFYSDPDPRVEALRQVICPTLILLGEFDYVFYKPSELMAKEIPDNRHVIMPGCGHMTAIEDPKWTTSELLDFLDCVSRTGRANW, from the coding sequence ATGGCCTTTTTCCAGCATGGCAATGCACGAATTTACTACGAGGACGTTGGCCAGGGAGACCCTATAATCAGTAACCATGGCCTGAGCGAGGATGCTAATTACTGGAGCGAGACTGGCGTTACCGCCGCCCTGGCCGAGAAGTACCGCGTGGTATCAATGGATATGCGGGCGCACGGCCGTACCGTGGTTGAAGGTGAATCCAAGGGGTATGATGCCGATACCATGGCGGCCGACTTCGATGCCCTGGCCGACCACCTCGGAATCGACAAGTTCCACCTGCTCAGTCACGCCACCGGGGGCATGGTGGCGGCACGATACGGGATGTACCGTTCGGAACGGCTTCTCAGCCTGATACTCACCGACACCGGTTCCGAGACCCGGCCCACGATGTACGATGCCCGGGGAGATGAGTTGACTGTTATGCCCCCACAATTCGATGCGGAGACGCCCATGCCGGAAGAGCTGCCAACCGTTGAGCAGATATCTGCCGGTACTCACGCCAACCCCGGCGTCTTTCTCTTCAAGATGGCTGAGCACCCGTACAGCGACATTATGTGGCCCATATACGACGGGTTCCTGCACCGGCAGGACCGCTGGCAGATAATGGAGTTCATGCTTACATTCTACAGCGACCCCGACCCGCGCGTAGAGGCACTGCGTCAGGTCATCTGCCCCACCCTGATACTACTCGGTGAGTTTGACTACGTCTTCTACAAACCCAGTGAGCTCATGGCAAAGGAAATCCCGGATAACCGTCACGTCATCATGCCGGGATGCGGCCACATGACGGCCATTGAAGACCCGAAGTGGACCACCAGTGAACTGCTCGACTTCCTGGACTGCGTGTCCAGAACAGGCCGTGCAAACTGGTAG